A genomic window from Slackia heliotrinireducens DSM 20476 includes:
- a CDS encoding TetR/AcrR family transcriptional regulator, which translates to MDRRQRKTQRAIFDAFEALMAEEHYSQVTVAQIIERADIGRSTFYAHFETKDDLIDTICTEMFNHIFEGVNSDCVTHATLETPGLEGQLAHLLYHLRDTHGGVSGKLLMEGEPHFTSHFQGRLKGLLSDGASAFPEADGDFAQRLLVSAFCEAVAWWFERGCKTRPEDVARWFMLPLDR; encoded by the coding sequence ATGGACAGACGCCAGAGAAAGACGCAGCGCGCCATTTTCGACGCATTCGAAGCGCTTATGGCCGAAGAGCATTACAGCCAGGTGACGGTGGCGCAGATTATTGAGCGCGCAGACATCGGCCGGTCGACGTTTTACGCCCACTTCGAGACGAAGGACGATTTGATCGACACCATCTGCACCGAGATGTTCAACCATATCTTCGAAGGGGTCAACTCCGATTGCGTGACGCATGCCACGCTCGAAACTCCCGGTCTGGAAGGCCAGCTCGCGCACCTGCTCTATCATTTGAGGGACACGCATGGGGGCGTGAGCGGCAAGCTTCTTATGGAAGGCGAGCCGCACTTCACTTCGCACTTCCAAGGACGTTTGAAAGGGTTGCTTTCGGACGGAGCCTCTGCTTTTCCCGAAGCGGACGGTGACTTTGCACAGCGTTTGCTCGTAAGCGCGTTCTGCGAAGCCGTGGCCTGGTGGTTTGAACGGGGATGCAAGACGAGGCCGGAGGATGTGGCCAGGTGGTTCATGCTGCCCTTGGACCGATAG
- the gatA gene encoding Asp-tRNA(Asn)/Glu-tRNA(Gln) amidotransferase subunit GatA: MAYATDMGVSRIHEGLAAGEFSACDVVDAALAHIKQADPQLHAFLELTEDAARAAAVRVDGAIANGTFGRLGPLAGVPIAFKDNMNLKGTRTTCASHMLETYVSPYTATCVQRMLDAGCLPLGKLNMDEFAFGSTTENSAFGPTRNPWDPDRVPGGSSGGSAAAVASGMTALALGSDTGGSIRQPAGFCGVVGVKPTYGMVSRYGVVAFGSSLDQVGPFARSVKDAAFALDALCGRDPMDCTSQDVEIDFVAATERPVEGARVGIVPSFMEAEGLSSEVKARVAEAAAKLEAAGATLVEVDLPHADAAISAYYVLAPCEAFSNLARFDSVRYGCCDAGHTDLGGQYEASRAKGFGAEAKRRILLGSYLLSSGVYDEYYVRAQKVRTLITQDFRRAYRQCDVILSPVAPTVAPKFGELAEPAQMYLSDVFTIALNIAGNGGMTVPCGLGRDSGMPVGVQLMAPQFQDGNMFAVASELERIYGQAQVAPAFAPKAGE; encoded by the coding sequence ATGGCCTATGCGACCGACATGGGCGTCTCGCGCATCCACGAGGGTTTGGCGGCGGGGGAGTTCTCCGCCTGCGACGTGGTGGATGCCGCGCTCGCCCACATCAAGCAGGCCGACCCGCAGCTCCATGCGTTTCTGGAGCTGACCGAAGACGCCGCCCGGGCAGCTGCCGTGCGGGTGGACGGAGCCATCGCAAACGGCACCTTTGGCCGGCTGGGTCCGCTGGCAGGCGTGCCTATCGCCTTTAAAGACAACATGAACCTGAAAGGCACCCGCACCACATGCGCCTCGCACATGTTGGAAACCTATGTGTCGCCCTATACAGCCACCTGCGTGCAGCGCATGCTGGATGCAGGATGTTTGCCTTTGGGTAAGCTCAACATGGACGAATTCGCCTTCGGATCCACCACCGAAAACTCCGCGTTCGGGCCCACCCGTAACCCGTGGGACCCGGACCGCGTGCCCGGCGGCTCGTCGGGCGGAAGCGCCGCGGCGGTGGCTTCGGGCATGACCGCCCTGGCATTGGGCTCCGACACCGGCGGGTCCATCCGCCAGCCCGCGGGATTCTGCGGCGTGGTGGGCGTCAAGCCCACATACGGCATGGTGTCGCGATACGGTGTCGTTGCCTTCGGAAGCTCCCTTGACCAGGTGGGACCCTTCGCCCGTAGCGTGAAGGACGCGGCCTTTGCCTTGGATGCGCTGTGCGGACGCGACCCCATGGACTGCACGTCGCAGGACGTAGAAATCGACTTCGTGGCGGCAACCGAGCGGCCCGTCGAAGGCGCGCGCGTCGGCATCGTGCCGTCGTTCATGGAGGCTGAAGGCCTATCGTCCGAGGTCAAAGCCCGTGTGGCCGAGGCCGCGGCGAAACTCGAAGCGGCGGGCGCCACGCTGGTCGAGGTGGATCTGCCCCATGCGGATGCCGCCATCAGCGCCTATTACGTGCTCGCGCCCTGCGAGGCCTTCTCCAACCTGGCCCGATTCGACTCGGTGCGCTACGGCTGCTGCGATGCGGGTCATACCGATCTGGGCGGCCAATACGAGGCCAGCCGCGCGAAGGGGTTCGGCGCCGAGGCCAAGCGCCGCATCCTGCTGGGAAGCTACCTGCTGTCAAGCGGCGTCTACGACGAATACTACGTCCGTGCGCAGAAGGTCCGCACGCTCATCACACAGGACTTCCGCCGCGCGTACAGGCAATGCGACGTCATCCTGTCGCCGGTGGCGCCTACCGTGGCGCCCAAGTTCGGCGAACTTGCCGAACCCGCGCAGATGTATTTGTCCGACGTGTTCACCATCGCGCTCAACATCGCCGGCAACGGGGGCATGACCGTGCCTTGCGGCCTGGGGCGGGACAGCGGTATGCCCGTGGGCGTGCAGCTCATGGCTCCGCAGTTCCAGGACGGAAACATGTTTGCGGTGGCATCCGAGCTGGAACGCATCTACGGACAGGCCCAGGTGGCACCCGCATTCGCGCCGAAAGCGGGTGAGTAG
- a CDS encoding heavy metal translocating P-type ATPase, with the protein MKGRIDAALHRLEDLFDIGGIKKDIVLLVISAVALVASFVAGRSLPVDPAWIAIVLCGIPILVGALVGLVTEFDIKADVLVAIALCASVAVGEYFAAGEVALIMQLGGLLEEVTAARARAGIKRLVSLTPRSAHVIGADGTVSDVPAEKVAAGATVRVLPGETVPVDGLIVTGLTSVDEAIVTGEPLPKDKGPGDEVSAGTVNCNGSVDVRATRAGDDGTIARMARLVESADAGKAKIVHLADQWATWVVVIALLAAAGTFLVTHEVLRAVTVLVVFCPCAFVLATPAAIAAGIGNATRHGFLVREGDALERLAKTNRVAFDKTGTLTEGTPELFAIEPLPESGFDERSLLGLVASAEAKSEHPLGKAVVDAARKAGIEPVASDAFEALPGLGIRARVGNSSVAVGNKTLMIKDGISLNRQDYLVDMAGQGGGSISYVAVDGALAGAVVLSDTVRTDAGEVVENLRSQGIEPVMLTGDAPEPARAVAARLGIEEIFPHYLPEDKLAAIERMESQGRKVAMIGDGVNDAPALRRAYVGLAIGGVGSDIAMEAADITVVGGIADLPHLFALSRKMMRKIKANLTFSMTLNFVAIALAIAAVLDPVTGALVHNCGSVFVVVNSALLLRWESQKG; encoded by the coding sequence ATGAAAGGCAGAATCGACGCAGCGTTACACAGGTTGGAAGACTTGTTCGACATCGGCGGCATCAAAAAGGACATTGTGCTTCTCGTCATTTCGGCGGTGGCGCTTGTTGCGAGTTTCGTGGCGGGAAGGTCGCTTCCCGTAGATCCGGCATGGATCGCCATCGTGCTCTGCGGTATCCCCATTCTCGTCGGTGCCCTGGTCGGCCTTGTTACCGAATTCGACATCAAGGCCGATGTGTTGGTGGCCATAGCCCTTTGTGCTTCGGTTGCGGTCGGAGAATACTTCGCTGCAGGCGAGGTTGCGCTCATCATGCAGCTGGGCGGCTTGCTGGAGGAGGTCACGGCCGCCCGCGCTCGGGCAGGAATCAAGCGGCTCGTGTCGCTTACGCCCAGGTCCGCACATGTGATTGGAGCCGATGGCACCGTTTCCGATGTGCCCGCCGAGAAGGTCGCCGCAGGCGCCACGGTGCGCGTACTGCCCGGAGAAACGGTTCCGGTAGACGGCCTGATCGTCACGGGCCTTACAAGCGTGGACGAAGCCATCGTGACAGGAGAGCCCCTGCCGAAGGACAAGGGCCCGGGTGACGAAGTGTCTGCCGGCACGGTCAACTGCAACGGGTCGGTCGACGTGCGCGCCACCCGCGCAGGAGACGACGGCACCATCGCCCGCATGGCACGCCTTGTGGAAAGCGCCGACGCAGGCAAAGCGAAGATCGTGCACCTTGCTGACCAGTGGGCTACCTGGGTTGTGGTCATCGCGCTGCTGGCCGCCGCCGGAACCTTCCTCGTTACGCACGAGGTACTGCGCGCAGTCACGGTGCTCGTCGTGTTCTGCCCTTGCGCGTTCGTGCTGGCCACACCCGCAGCCATCGCAGCCGGCATCGGCAACGCCACGCGCCATGGCTTCCTGGTGCGCGAGGGTGATGCGCTCGAGCGCCTGGCCAAAACCAACCGCGTCGCCTTCGACAAGACGGGCACGCTCACCGAAGGCACGCCTGAATTGTTCGCAATCGAACCCCTTCCCGAATCGGGCTTCGACGAGCGGAGCCTCCTCGGGCTCGTCGCTTCCGCCGAAGCCAAGAGCGAACACCCGCTCGGCAAAGCCGTCGTGGATGCCGCCCGCAAAGCCGGTATCGAACCCGTCGCGTCGGATGCGTTCGAGGCCCTGCCAGGACTCGGCATCCGCGCACGCGTTGGAAACTCATCCGTCGCAGTGGGCAACAAAACCCTTATGATCAAGGACGGCATCTCTTTGAACAGGCAGGATTACCTGGTTGATATGGCGGGACAAGGAGGCGGATCAATCAGCTACGTAGCCGTTGACGGCGCCCTTGCAGGGGCTGTGGTCCTCTCCGACACGGTGCGCACAGACGCCGGCGAGGTTGTTGAGAACCTGCGCTCCCAGGGCATCGAGCCCGTCATGCTCACAGGCGACGCCCCCGAACCCGCCCGTGCTGTGGCTGCGCGACTTGGAATCGAAGAGATCTTCCCCCACTACCTGCCCGAGGACAAGCTCGCCGCAATCGAGCGCATGGAATCACAAGGCCGCAAGGTCGCCATGATCGGCGACGGGGTGAACGACGCCCCTGCGCTCAGGCGCGCCTATGTGGGCCTCGCTATTGGCGGCGTGGGATCCGACATCGCTATGGAGGCTGCCGACATCACCGTTGTTGGCGGCATTGCCGACCTTCCCCACCTGTTTGCGCTCTCCCGCAAGATGATGCGCAAAATAAAAGCGAACCTCACGTTTTCGATGACCTTGAACTTCGTGGCCATCGCGCTGGCCATCGCAGCCGTGCTCGACCCCGTCACCGGCGCACTTGTTCACAATTGCGGCAGCGTATTCGTGGTTGTGAATTCGGCCCTCCTATTGAGATGGGAATCGCAGAAGGGCTAG
- a CDS encoding PGPGW domain-containing protein produces the protein MKTSNENFYEAYVINNDGTKTSAPMTFVERPNNPFGNGASAQAVAYTPGLHLGRRILGLGLVAIGIPMLILPGPGLLAVTLGLSMALLP, from the coding sequence ATGAAAACATCGAACGAGAATTTTTACGAAGCATACGTGATCAACAACGACGGCACCAAGACGTCTGCTCCGATGACGTTCGTCGAACGCCCTAACAACCCGTTCGGAAACGGCGCATCGGCACAGGCCGTCGCCTACACCCCCGGCCTGCATCTTGGACGTCGCATCCTAGGCCTCGGACTTGTGGCCATCGGCATCCCGATGCTCATCCTGCCTGGCCCCGGCCTTCTGGCCGTAACGCTTGGCCTGTCGATGGCTTTGCTTCCGTAA
- a CDS encoding DUF5067 domain-containing protein has product MKKQTKKILGIAMVAMALCGMLVLAACSSSDEGADAADSASTETQEAAEPEEAAEPEPAAEPEEETVESNYAVTIDGSSLGEDYEGNPCIIVDYTWTNNSEEKTSAAAALYSKAYQNGVELERGIVSDIDNDSEWNDVKPGATTSYQVAYLLDDTSEVEVEVEDSWQWEETIIATATFSVE; this is encoded by the coding sequence ATGAAGAAACAAACGAAGAAGATTCTGGGAATCGCGATGGTTGCGATGGCCCTTTGCGGCATGCTGGTACTGGCTGCGTGCTCGTCGAGCGACGAAGGGGCGGATGCGGCCGATTCCGCAAGCACCGAGACTCAGGAAGCCGCCGAGCCTGAAGAGGCCGCCGAGCCCGAACCAGCGGCCGAGCCTGAAGAGGAAACGGTCGAATCCAATTACGCCGTGACCATCGATGGGTCGTCTTTGGGCGAGGACTACGAGGGCAACCCGTGCATCATCGTCGACTACACCTGGACGAACAATTCCGAGGAAAAGACCAGTGCTGCGGCTGCGCTTTATTCGAAGGCCTACCAGAACGGAGTCGAGCTTGAGCGCGGGATAGTTTCCGACATCGACAACGACAGCGAATGGAACGACGTAAAGCCCGGTGCAACCACGTCCTACCAGGTTGCATACCTGTTGGATGACACGTCCGAAGTCGAGGTCGAAGTCGAAGACAGCTGGCAGTGGGAAGAGACCATCATCGCGACGGCCACGTTCAGCGTGGAATAG
- a CDS encoding XRE family transcriptional regulator, translating to MRQEDNARRMQTIRPAEPLTEDLMGELLETEDVQGYLDGHPSIKRTLPEYLKQLLEEKELVRSRVVRESDLNETYGYQIFTGQRNPSRDKVLQLAFGMKLSIRESNRLLQAAGVNTLYPKDRRDAIILFCMNKGYSLQQTNAELYRRAEETIC from the coding sequence ATGCGACAAGAAGACAATGCGCGACGCATGCAGACCATCCGTCCTGCTGAGCCGCTGACCGAGGATCTGATGGGGGAGCTGCTGGAAACGGAGGATGTGCAAGGCTATCTCGACGGGCACCCGAGCATCAAGCGGACGCTTCCCGAATACCTTAAACAGCTGTTAGAAGAGAAGGAGCTGGTCAGGTCGCGGGTCGTGCGCGAGTCCGACCTCAACGAAACCTACGGGTACCAGATTTTCACCGGGCAGCGCAACCCCAGCCGCGATAAGGTGCTGCAGCTGGCGTTCGGCATGAAACTCAGCATCCGCGAATCCAACCGCCTGCTCCAGGCGGCCGGGGTCAACACGCTGTATCCGAAAGACCGTCGCGACGCCATCATCCTGTTCTGCATGAACAAGGGCTACTCGCTGCAGCAGACGAACGCCGAACTGTATCGCCGCGCCGAAGAGACAATCTGCTGA
- a CDS encoding FKBP-type peptidyl-prolyl cis-trans isomerase, whose product MSNQGKKVKAHYRGTLDDGTQFDSSYDRGEPLEFTAGAGQMIPGFDAAVLEMAVGEKKTVHIPAKDAYGEHNPEAVQTVPVAMIPGAENLPVGQTVYFNGPMGPFPAKVVSLDEQNVVLDMNHELAGKDLTFEIELVEVEG is encoded by the coding sequence ATGAGCAATCAGGGCAAGAAGGTCAAGGCGCATTATCGCGGCACGCTGGACGACGGCACCCAGTTCGATTCCAGCTACGACCGCGGCGAGCCGCTGGAGTTCACCGCGGGCGCCGGCCAGATGATCCCCGGTTTCGACGCCGCCGTGCTTGAGATGGCCGTCGGCGAGAAGAAGACCGTCCACATTCCCGCCAAGGACGCCTACGGCGAGCACAACCCCGAAGCCGTCCAGACCGTTCCCGTGGCAATGATCCCGGGTGCCGAGAACCTGCCCGTCGGTCAGACCGTGTACTTCAACGGGCCCATGGGCCCTTTCCCGGCGAAGGTCGTTTCTCTGGACGAACAGAACGTGGTGCTTGACATGAACCACGAGCTGGCCGGCAAGGACCTCACCTTCGAAATCGAACTGGTCGAGGTCGAAGGCTAA
- a CDS encoding serine/threonine protein kinase gives MDNQKIYAAQEHDDGRYRVEQVLSANAAETVQAVLPVRRDGSTGPLRIRKIMADVQGFGRAYDVLYEAQQRGLRYKYVPLIYEVEHEPGTTVVVMEFVEGRTLEQCVLSGTYDRERLQTVFLRLADALSELHEGFDPPIIHRDLQPGNIVITAKDMPVLVDFDVAREYASGAERDTNPFGMRGYAAPEQFGYAQSSVASDIYALGMVYAFCLLGRMPTQSDLADGFAQAQTTPAMRSVLAKATAFDPAKRFSSAAELKQAVSRALGGSEPAVPLKAESASAAEPEMKPRSLFVSSLAMIWNALLALCVLAMSWILWLCIIGDDDPSGWPFWFRVVVYGFLAGGWMLCAFWALVDKHFLKKRFPKLRKLGFFLNLLLTGLVALVLFVVVIAIAALTGVVQP, from the coding sequence ATGGACAATCAGAAGATATATGCGGCGCAAGAACATGACGACGGACGATATCGTGTCGAGCAGGTGCTGTCAGCCAATGCCGCCGAAACTGTCCAGGCGGTTTTGCCTGTGCGTAGGGACGGGTCGACCGGCCCGCTGCGCATTCGGAAAATCATGGCGGATGTCCAAGGGTTCGGCCGTGCGTACGATGTTCTGTACGAGGCGCAGCAGCGGGGCCTTCGCTACAAGTACGTCCCCCTCATCTACGAGGTAGAGCATGAACCGGGTACAACGGTCGTCGTCATGGAGTTTGTCGAAGGTCGGACCCTTGAGCAGTGCGTCCTTTCGGGCACATATGACCGCGAGCGGTTGCAGACGGTGTTTTTGCGGCTGGCGGACGCCTTGTCGGAATTGCACGAAGGGTTCGATCCTCCCATCATCCATCGGGACCTGCAGCCTGGAAACATCGTCATAACCGCTAAAGACATGCCCGTTCTGGTCGATTTCGACGTGGCGCGGGAATACGCGTCGGGGGCCGAACGGGATACGAACCCCTTCGGCATGCGAGGCTATGCAGCCCCCGAGCAGTTCGGCTATGCCCAATCGAGCGTGGCCAGCGACATCTATGCTTTGGGTATGGTATACGCGTTTTGCCTGTTGGGGCGCATGCCGACCCAGTCGGACCTGGCCGATGGGTTCGCGCAGGCCCAAACGACCCCTGCCATGCGCAGCGTTTTGGCGAAGGCCACCGCGTTCGATCCTGCGAAGCGGTTCTCTTCGGCAGCGGAGCTTAAGCAGGCCGTGTCCCGCGCATTGGGCGGCTCCGAGCCTGCCGTGCCGTTGAAGGCTGAGTCGGCTTCGGCCGCCGAACCAGAGATGAAGCCCCGATCGCTGTTCGTGTCGTCGCTCGCCATGATATGGAATGCGCTGCTCGCGCTGTGCGTGCTTGCCATGTCCTGGATTCTGTGGCTCTGCATCATAGGTGATGACGATCCCAGCGGGTGGCCCTTTTGGTTCAGGGTGGTCGTCTACGGTTTTTTGGCTGGCGGCTGGATGCTGTGCGCCTTCTGGGCGCTTGTCGACAAGCATTTCTTGAAGAAGCGCTTCCCAAAGCTTCGCAAGCTGGGGTTCTTCCTGAACCTTTTGCTGACGGGACTGGTTGCCCTTGTTCTGTTTGTCGTCGTCATCGCCATTGCTGCACTGACGGGAGTCGTGCAGCCGTAG
- a CDS encoding FKBP-type peptidyl-prolyl cis-trans isomerase translates to MSNQGKTIKVHYRGTLDDGSQFDSSYDRGEPLEFVAGIGQMIPGFDAAVLDMQVGEKKTVHIPAKDAYGETDPAAVYTVPASVIPGAEDLIVGQAVCLNDSLGRTFPALVVSVDSENVVFDTNHELAGKDLNFDIELVEVVD, encoded by the coding sequence ATGAGCAACCAGGGCAAGACCATCAAAGTGCACTACCGTGGTACGTTGGATGACGGAAGCCAGTTCGACAGCAGCTACGACCGTGGCGAGCCGCTGGAGTTCGTCGCCGGCATCGGCCAGATGATTCCCGGGTTCGACGCCGCCGTGCTTGACATGCAGGTGGGGGAGAAGAAGACGGTCCACATTCCCGCCAAGGACGCCTACGGCGAGACCGATCCCGCCGCCGTCTACACCGTTCCTGCATCGGTGATTCCCGGTGCAGAAGACCTGATCGTGGGCCAGGCTGTGTGTCTCAACGATTCGCTGGGCCGCACCTTCCCGGCGTTGGTCGTGTCCGTCGACTCCGAAAACGTCGTGTTCGATACGAACCACGAGCTTGCCGGCAAAGACCTCAACTTCGATATCGAGCTGGTCGAAGTCGTCGACTAG
- a CDS encoding serine/threonine protein kinase has translation MAYAPSASAYRAAATDTALMYAFVDSARRKLWYHTTMNELDAYLNELAHGERYHVDAVIKSSPIETTQLVSAIGYDGSLGQQCIRKIIASGHGVGSAYELIRQAQRSGYRFKHIPAVYEVERYDDETVVVMERVQGLSLDKHLEANHLSWEQTTALFMQLCDALIELHEGFAQPIIHRDLKPSNIMISKMGVPVLIDFGISREYKPGSDEDTNHFGTRAYAPPEQFGYAQTTVRSDVYALGMVIAYCLLGRTPTQADREAGFSNLPASDLVRNVIAKATAFSPDDRFASVSELKTALDAACRNGGNESAKVLPSRPDGDRRVSYWVVANDGSAASPAHSSKPGIFRLAGRSAVADSDSTALKPRPVWLSRLGFVWNVLIIGLAAYFTVRSLMGLTIAGTQGNSYLFDFLVYVFVLPMFAIAIGWILLDKYPLKRRFKVLRNIRFVPNLILTAIAYIAFLILVIFVPLSLGLE, from the coding sequence ATGGCGTATGCGCCTTCCGCGTCGGCCTATAGGGCCGCAGCAACCGATACGGCCCTCATGTACGCGTTTGTGGACAGTGCACGCCGAAAGCTTTGGTACCATACCACCATGAACGAATTGGATGCATATTTGAACGAACTTGCCCATGGCGAGCGTTACCACGTGGACGCCGTCATCAAGTCGAGCCCGATCGAGACGACGCAGCTGGTGTCTGCCATCGGCTACGACGGATCCCTCGGTCAGCAGTGCATCCGCAAAATCATCGCCAGCGGGCACGGCGTGGGCAGCGCCTACGAGCTCATCCGCCAGGCGCAGCGCAGCGGCTACCGCTTCAAGCACATTCCCGCAGTATACGAAGTTGAACGCTACGACGACGAGACCGTTGTCGTGATGGAGCGGGTCCAGGGCCTTTCGCTGGACAAGCATCTCGAGGCGAACCATCTGTCGTGGGAGCAAACGACTGCGCTGTTCATGCAACTGTGCGACGCCTTGATCGAGCTTCACGAAGGGTTCGCGCAGCCCATCATCCATCGGGACCTGAAGCCTTCCAACATCATGATCAGCAAGATGGGCGTGCCGGTGCTTATCGACTTCGGAATCTCGCGGGAATACAAGCCCGGTTCCGATGAGGACACGAACCACTTCGGCACGCGCGCCTATGCGCCGCCGGAGCAGTTCGGCTATGCCCAGACCACCGTGCGCAGCGACGTATACGCGCTGGGTATGGTGATTGCGTATTGCCTGTTGGGCCGCACGCCGACTCAAGCCGATAGGGAAGCCGGGTTCTCAAACCTGCCTGCGTCCGACTTGGTGCGGAATGTCATTGCCAAAGCCACGGCCTTCAGTCCCGACGACCGCTTCGCCAGCGTGTCGGAGCTCAAAACGGCGCTTGATGCGGCATGCCGAAACGGCGGAAACGAGAGCGCGAAGGTTCTCCCGTCGCGGCCGGATGGGGACAGGCGCGTCAGCTATTGGGTCGTTGCGAACGACGGCTCAGCCGCGTCGCCTGCGCATTCGTCTAAGCCAGGTATATTTCGGCTCGCCGGCCGATCGGCCGTTGCGGACTCGGATTCCACCGCCCTGAAGCCGAGGCCCGTTTGGCTCTCGCGCTTGGGTTTTGTCTGGAACGTCCTTATTATCGGGCTGGCGGCGTACTTCACGGTAAGATCTCTTATGGGTCTGACCATAGCGGGAACGCAAGGGAATTCCTATCTGTTCGATTTCCTTGTGTACGTGTTTGTCCTGCCGATGTTCGCTATTGCCATCGGCTGGATCTTGCTGGACAAATACCCGCTCAAGCGGCGGTTCAAGGTCCTTCGGAATATTCGTTTCGTGCCGAACCTCATTTTGACGGCCATCGCCTACATCGCGTTTTTGATCCTTGTGATCTTCGTGCCGCTGTCTTTAGGGTTGGAGTAG
- the gatB gene encoding Asp-tRNA(Asn)/Glu-tRNA(Gln) amidotransferase subunit GatB — protein sequence MRQLEEALRDWEAVIGLEIHAELTTLNTKMFCGCKLEFGAPPNTHTCPVCLGLPGALPVPNRAAIESIVLAGLATGCDIEKRSMFYRKNYMYPDMPKSFQITQGPIAFCMRGRLDVDVEGAAAGERVEAVGLAPGETCGNVVRTDEGYTARIGIMRIHMEEDAGKMVHVGGGEGRIAGATHSLVDFNRAGTPLIELVTEPDLRTPEEARLFMQKLRLIYKAIGISDCSMEEGSLRCDGNVSLRRRGKEGFGTKTELKNLNSFKSLHDGLAYEIRRQAEVLESGGTIAQETRHWNPSEKRTIVMRVKETNDDYRFFPEPDLVPFDLSDDFIERVRAKLPELPDQVAKRFRKTYGLSSADARHLAERADVANFFERAMAGADASLAKPLANLMLNDVAARMNADAFFDLAEGPLTPKRAVDLVKLVAGGDISSSQAKDVFAAVIDEDADPAAIVAARGMRQVSDAGAIEAAVEAVIAVNPEEARRYRDGETKLLGFFVGQCMRQMRGQGNPQVITQMLREKLA from the coding sequence GTGCGTCAGTTGGAAGAAGCCCTGCGCGACTGGGAGGCCGTCATCGGTCTGGAGATCCATGCGGAGCTGACCACGCTGAACACGAAGATGTTCTGCGGCTGCAAATTGGAATTCGGCGCGCCGCCCAACACCCACACCTGTCCCGTGTGTCTGGGGCTGCCGGGCGCGCTGCCCGTGCCCAACAGGGCCGCCATCGAAAGCATCGTGCTGGCGGGGCTTGCCACCGGCTGCGACATCGAGAAGCGGTCCATGTTCTACCGCAAGAACTACATGTACCCCGATATGCCCAAGAGCTTCCAGATCACCCAGGGCCCCATCGCGTTCTGCATGCGAGGCCGTCTGGATGTGGATGTGGAAGGGGCCGCCGCGGGCGAGCGTGTCGAAGCGGTCGGCCTTGCACCTGGCGAGACCTGCGGAAACGTTGTTCGTACCGACGAGGGCTACACGGCCCGTATCGGCATCATGCGCATCCATATGGAAGAGGACGCGGGCAAGATGGTGCATGTCGGCGGGGGCGAAGGCCGCATCGCCGGCGCCACCCACTCACTGGTGGACTTCAACCGGGCCGGCACGCCGCTGATCGAGCTGGTGACCGAGCCCGACCTGCGCACGCCCGAAGAGGCGCGCCTGTTCATGCAGAAGCTGCGCCTGATTTACAAGGCCATCGGCATTTCGGACTGCTCCATGGAGGAGGGGTCGCTGCGCTGCGACGGCAACGTGAGCCTGCGCCGGCGTGGGAAAGAGGGCTTCGGCACGAAAACCGAGCTCAAGAACCTGAACAGCTTCAAGAGCCTGCACGATGGCCTGGCCTACGAGATTCGCCGCCAAGCCGAGGTGCTGGAATCCGGCGGCACCATCGCGCAGGAAACCCGCCATTGGAACCCGTCGGAGAAACGCACCATCGTCATGCGCGTGAAGGAGACCAACGACGACTACCGGTTCTTCCCCGAGCCCGACCTTGTGCCGTTCGACCTATCCGACGACTTTATTGAACGCGTGCGCGCGAAGCTTCCCGAACTGCCTGATCAGGTGGCGAAACGCTTCCGGAAAACCTACGGACTGAGCTCTGCTGACGCCCGCCATCTGGCTGAACGGGCGGATGTGGCTAACTTTTTCGAACGCGCCATGGCGGGCGCCGACGCATCGCTTGCAAAGCCGCTGGCCAACCTGATGCTCAACGACGTGGCAGCCCGCATGAACGCGGATGCGTTTTTCGACCTTGCGGAAGGTCCGCTCACCCCGAAGCGCGCCGTGGACCTGGTGAAGCTGGTTGCTGGGGGCGATATATCGTCAAGTCAGGCCAAAGACGTGTTCGCTGCCGTGATCGACGAGGACGCGGATCCCGCCGCCATCGTGGCGGCCCGCGGTATGCGGCAGGTGTCCGATGCGGGCGCAATTGAGGCGGCGGTAGAGGCCGTAATCGCTGTCAACCCCGAAGAGGCTCGGCGCTATCGTGACGGCGAAACCAAGCTTTTGGGATTCTTCGTCGGGCAATGCATGAGGCAGATGCGCGGCCAAGGCAATCCCCAGGTCATCACCCAAATGCTGCGCGAGAAGCTCGCCTGA